In Citrus sinensis cultivar Valencia sweet orange chromosome 2, DVS_A1.0, whole genome shotgun sequence, a single genomic region encodes these proteins:
- the LOC102608207 gene encoding zinc finger CCCH domain-containing protein 16-like has protein sequence MKSRLKTCSRGMACNFIHCFCNPGGDYEWADWDKPPPRYWVKKMAALFGYSDESGTWNQERSGQTSNKIDSTNADRHHYRRSRSREADRVKSGSGRSHDDERQVHETTWSRRRSNYHSESRSDEANSDGSWSDRDRD, from the exons ATGAAGTCAAGACTAAAG ACATGCTCTCGTGGAATGGCTTGCAATTTTATCCACTGTTTCTGCAACCCTGGCGGAGACTATGAATGGGCTGATTGGGATAAACCACCTCCGAGATATTGGGTGAAAAAGATGGCTGCTTTATTTGGTTATTCTGATGAATCTGGGACCTGGAATCAAGAACGCTCAGGACAAACGAGCAACAAGATAGATTCAACTAATGCCGACAG GCATCATTATAGAAGGTCTAGATCAAGGGAGGCTGATCGTGTGAAAAGTGGTTCTGGCAGAAGCCATGATGATGAACGTCAAGTTCATGAAACAACTTGGAGTCGGAGGCGCTCCAATTATCACAGTGAAAGCAGAAGTGATGAGGCTAATTCTGATGGAAGTTGGTCAGATAGGGACAGAgactaa